In Kineococcus sp. NBC_00420, a single genomic region encodes these proteins:
- a CDS encoding acylphosphatase produces MERLTALVTGSVQGVGFRWWVQRQAGDLGLSGSATNTPDGRVEVLAEGDRPALKSLLSRLRADPSTHERPGRVTRVIDHWGPAEGVEGFETR; encoded by the coding sequence GTGGAGCGACTCACAGCCCTGGTGACCGGTTCCGTCCAGGGTGTCGGGTTCCGGTGGTGGGTGCAGCGCCAGGCCGGCGATCTCGGGCTGAGCGGATCCGCGACGAACACCCCGGACGGACGGGTCGAGGTCCTCGCGGAGGGTGATCGTCCCGCGTTGAAGTCGCTGCTGTCCCGGCTGCGCGCCGACCCCTCCACGCACGAACGCCCCGGGCGGGTCACCCGGGTCATCGACCACTGGGGACCCGCCGAGGGCGTCGAGGGGTTCGAGACGCGTTAG
- a CDS encoding P-II family nitrogen regulator yields MKLLTAIIKPHKLDDVKAALESYGIQGLTISEASGFGRQRGHTEVYRGAEYTVDLVPKVRVEVLVDDVDIADIVEVVVKSAQTGRIGDGKVWTQHVEDVVRVRTGEHGPDAL; encoded by the coding sequence ATGAAGCTCCTGACCGCCATCATCAAGCCGCACAAGCTCGACGACGTGAAGGCCGCGTTGGAGTCCTACGGGATCCAGGGCCTCACGATCTCGGAGGCGTCCGGGTTCGGCCGCCAGCGGGGTCACACCGAGGTCTACCGCGGGGCCGAGTACACCGTCGACCTCGTGCCCAAGGTCCGCGTCGAGGTCCTCGTCGACGACGTCGACATCGCCGACATCGTGGAGGTCGTCGTCAAGAGCGCCCAGACCGGGCGCATCGGTGACGGCAAGGTCTGGACCCAGCACGTCGAGGACGTCGTGCGCGTGCGCACCGGCGAACACGGCCCCGACGCGCTCTGA
- a CDS encoding ammonium transporter, giving the protein MDTGDTAWVLTSAALVLLMTPGLALFYGGMVRAKSVLNMMMMSFGAMALIGVLWVLYGFSMAFGNDVGGGLLGDPFEYFGLNGLLGADHLVGTLPAMAFVAFQSVFAIIAVALISGAIADRAKFGAWMVFAGVWATIVYFPVAHWVFAFDDVVSATGGWIASRGVIDFAGGTAIHINAGAAGLALALVLGKRRGFGRDPMRPHNLPLVMLGAGLLWFGWFGFNAGSATAANGTAAVAWVNTLAATCAAILGWLLTEKVRDGHATSLGGASGAVAGLVAITPACSALNPVTSIVVGVIAGVLCALAVGLKFKLGFDDSLDVVGVHLVGGLWGTISIGFFATADAPAGVDGLLYGGGGGQLWKQFYAAVIVMVFSFVVTWIIGTVINKTMGFRIDEEDEVTGIDTVVHAESGYDWGTLTAGGGRVIGSPSSPTDARHSSTGSSEVSA; this is encoded by the coding sequence ATGGATACCGGTGACACCGCCTGGGTCCTCACGTCCGCGGCCCTCGTGCTGCTGATGACCCCCGGTCTCGCGCTCTTCTACGGCGGCATGGTCCGCGCGAAGAGCGTCCTGAACATGATGATGATGAGCTTCGGCGCCATGGCCCTGATCGGGGTCCTCTGGGTGCTCTACGGCTTCTCGATGGCCTTCGGCAACGACGTCGGCGGCGGCCTGCTCGGTGACCCGTTCGAGTACTTCGGCCTCAACGGCCTCCTCGGCGCCGACCACCTCGTCGGCACCCTGCCGGCCATGGCCTTCGTCGCCTTCCAGTCCGTCTTCGCCATCATCGCCGTCGCCCTGATCTCGGGTGCGATCGCCGACCGCGCCAAGTTCGGCGCCTGGATGGTCTTCGCCGGGGTCTGGGCCACGATCGTCTACTTCCCCGTCGCGCACTGGGTGTTCGCCTTCGACGACGTGGTCTCCGCCACCGGCGGCTGGATCGCGAGCCGCGGGGTCATCGACTTCGCCGGTGGGACCGCCATCCACATCAACGCCGGTGCCGCGGGCCTGGCCCTCGCCCTCGTCCTCGGCAAGCGCCGCGGGTTCGGTCGCGACCCGATGCGCCCGCACAACCTGCCGCTGGTCATGCTCGGCGCCGGTCTGCTGTGGTTCGGATGGTTCGGCTTCAACGCCGGATCGGCCACCGCCGCCAACGGCACCGCGGCCGTCGCGTGGGTCAACACCCTCGCCGCCACCTGCGCCGCCATCCTCGGCTGGCTGCTCACCGAGAAGGTCCGCGACGGCCACGCGACCTCCCTCGGTGGGGCCTCGGGTGCCGTCGCCGGCCTCGTCGCCATCACCCCCGCCTGTTCCGCGCTGAACCCGGTGACCTCGATCGTCGTCGGTGTCATCGCCGGTGTGCTGTGCGCCCTGGCGGTCGGCCTGAAGTTCAAGCTCGGCTTCGACGACTCCCTCGACGTCGTCGGCGTCCACCTGGTCGGTGGCCTCTGGGGCACGATCTCCATCGGCTTCTTCGCCACCGCCGACGCGCCCGCCGGGGTCGACGGCCTGCTCTACGGCGGCGGGGGTGGCCAGCTGTGGAAGCAGTTCTACGCCGCCGTCATCGTCATGGTCTTCTCCTTCGTCGTCACCTGGATCATCGGTACGGTCATCAACAAGACGATGGGCTTCCGCATCGACGAGGAGGACGAGGTCACCGGCATCGACACCGTCGTGCACGCCGAGTCCGGCTACGACTGGGGCACCCTCACCGCGGGCGGTGGCCGGGTCATCGGCTCGCCCTCCAGCCCGACCGACGCCCGCCACTCCTCCACCGGATCCTCGGAGGTCTCCGCATGA
- the ftsY gene encoding signal recognition particle-docking protein FtsY, whose protein sequence is MDTWEVIIGLVVVIALGGVGAVVGLVRPRSRRRSLPPRPGRQPGLDEDEPLPGVGDDAEFPRDSPSRAVDTVDLPDGPLAETPEPALGRLVRLRGRLSRSNSALGQGLLALLSRDTLDESTWEEVEETLLVADIGFGPTTEIVDALRERVKVLGTREPAALREMLRAELLKAVGTDVDRSLKTTRHDGRPAVIMVVGVNGTGKTTTVGKLARVLVAEDKDVVLGAADTFRAAAAEQLATWGDRVGVPTVRSDKDGADPASVAFDAVKQGIDTEADVVIVDTAGRLQNKVGLMDELGKVKRVVERHGPVDEVLLVLDATTGQNGLRQAAVFSEVVDVTGIVLTKLDGTAKGGIVVAVQRSLDVPVKLIGLGEGADDLAPFDPEAFVDAILS, encoded by the coding sequence GTGGACACCTGGGAAGTCATCATCGGCCTGGTCGTCGTCATCGCCCTCGGGGGCGTGGGGGCGGTCGTGGGCCTCGTCCGTCCGCGCAGCCGGCGACGCTCGCTCCCGCCGCGCCCCGGTCGCCAGCCGGGCCTGGACGAGGACGAACCGCTCCCCGGGGTCGGCGACGACGCCGAGTTCCCGCGCGACTCCCCCTCCCGCGCGGTCGACACCGTCGACCTGCCCGACGGGCCGCTCGCCGAGACGCCCGAGCCGGCCCTCGGCCGGCTCGTCCGCCTGCGCGGACGCCTCTCCCGTTCCAACTCCGCCCTCGGTCAGGGACTGCTGGCGCTGCTCTCGCGCGACACCCTGGACGAGTCGACCTGGGAAGAGGTCGAGGAGACCCTCCTGGTCGCCGACATCGGCTTCGGCCCGACGACGGAGATCGTCGACGCCCTGCGCGAGCGCGTGAAGGTGCTCGGCACCCGCGAACCCGCCGCGCTGCGCGAGATGCTGCGCGCGGAACTGCTGAAGGCCGTGGGCACCGACGTCGACCGCAGCCTCAAGACCACCCGGCACGACGGCCGCCCGGCCGTGATCATGGTCGTGGGCGTCAACGGCACCGGGAAGACGACCACCGTCGGCAAGCTCGCCCGCGTGCTCGTCGCCGAGGACAAGGACGTCGTCCTCGGCGCCGCCGACACCTTCCGCGCCGCCGCGGCCGAGCAGCTCGCGACGTGGGGCGACCGCGTCGGGGTCCCGACCGTGCGCTCGGACAAGGACGGCGCGGACCCCGCCTCCGTCGCCTTCGACGCCGTCAAGCAGGGCATCGACACCGAGGCGGACGTGGTGATCGTCGACACCGCCGGGCGACTGCAGAACAAGGTCGGGCTGATGGACGAGCTCGGGAAGGTCAAGCGCGTCGTCGAGCGGCACGGACCGGTCGACGAGGTCCTGCTCGTCCTCGACGCGACCACCGGGCAGAACGGACTGCGCCAGGCGGCGGTCTTCTCCGAGGTCGTCGACGTGACGGGCATCGTGCTGACCAAGCTGGACGGGACCGCCAAGGGCGGCATCGTCGTCGCGGTCCAGCGCTCGCTCGACGTGCCGGTCAAGCTCATCGGGCTGGGGGAGGGCGCGGACGACCTCGCGCCCTTCGACCCCGAGGCGTTCGTGGACGCGATCCTGTCCTGA
- a CDS encoding M15 family metallopeptidase, with amino-acid sequence MTRGSGRSPFAPDVLPDGRRRYSHRAVVARRTLLVGVVAAGTSIGVVATRAGGVDDSPGVVGVAGGDPAVHDAAAQPAPSATPPAHSLTEAGSPWVIVNKQHPIAPHDYAPEIAVVGGKEVASTIAADLQGLLAAAKSATVSLGVTSGFRSLAHQQDVHDNAVARDGVESAESVSARPGYSEHQTGLAVDFSGSSRPGCLLENCFGQTPEYDWLVANAGRFGFLRRYPDDKTDVTGYAPEPWHWRWVGTDLVAQMAAKGVTTMEEFFGVSGGSTYA; translated from the coding sequence ATGACTCGAGGCAGCGGGCGGTCCCCCTTCGCGCCCGACGTCCTGCCCGACGGCCGGCGTCGCTACAGCCACCGCGCCGTCGTGGCCCGTCGGACGCTGCTCGTGGGGGTCGTCGCCGCCGGGACGAGCATCGGGGTCGTCGCGACCCGGGCCGGGGGAGTCGACGACTCACCCGGCGTCGTGGGAGTGGCCGGCGGGGACCCCGCCGTCCATGACGCGGCCGCGCAGCCCGCTCCGTCCGCGACCCCGCCCGCGCACTCCCTCACCGAGGCCGGCAGCCCGTGGGTCATCGTGAACAAGCAGCACCCGATCGCCCCCCACGACTACGCCCCGGAGATCGCCGTCGTGGGCGGCAAAGAGGTCGCGAGCACGATCGCGGCCGACCTGCAGGGGCTGCTGGCGGCGGCGAAGTCGGCCACGGTGTCCCTCGGGGTGACCAGCGGGTTCCGCTCACTGGCCCACCAGCAGGACGTCCACGACAACGCGGTCGCCCGCGACGGCGTGGAGAGCGCCGAGAGCGTCTCCGCCCGCCCCGGCTACAGCGAGCACCAGACCGGCCTCGCCGTCGACTTCAGCGGCAGCAGCCGACCCGGGTGCCTCCTGGAGAACTGCTTCGGCCAGACACCCGAGTACGACTGGCTGGTCGCCAACGCCGGCCGGTTCGGCTTCCTCCGGCGCTACCCCGACGACAAGACCGACGTCACCGGCTACGCGCCCGAACCCTGGCACTGGCGCTGGGTGGGGACCGACCTCGTCGCGCAGATGGCGGCGAAGGGGGTCACGACGATGGAGGAGTTCTTCGGCGTCTCCGGCGGTTCGACCTACGCGTGA
- a CDS encoding multidrug effflux MFS transporter: protein MPTRPTGEQRTSRLTRSPRPASRNLLRGLPARVLPAPRRAPSVLAGRVGAPNAVAQGQEVPLKLLVTLALLSAIGPFAVDMYLPTFPDLAGDLSTSAARVQLTLTTFMLGMAAGQLVLGPLSDRLGRRRLLLAGSAVTFLAGIVCALTPSIGVLVLARLVQGLAGAAGLVIGRAVVADLATGRAAARAFSTLGVIGGVAPVVAPLLGGLIAGHGGWRGIFGVTALAALAMVVAAYFVVPETLPRERRHAGGVRDVVVTAKAVLSRRGYVGYVGTLVLVFGTVFSYVSASPFVLQNVVGLSTGTYSLVFATNALGIAAGGAVSTRLLRRHGPSQILAAGVLIQVVCAAGLFTTVLAFHAWTPAVLVLLWFTVFSCGLVFGNATALAADEVRFASGTGSALQGALQFTIGALVSPVVGLAGEHSAVPMVTTMLACTGAAALMLFLVAKPARRAHADA, encoded by the coding sequence GTGCCGACCCGCCCCACCGGCGAGCAGCGAACCAGCCGCCTCACCCGCAGTCCCCGCCCCGCCTCCCGCAACCTCCTCCGCGGCCTTCCCGCCCGGGTCCTGCCCGCACCCCGCCGGGCCCCCTCGGTGCTCGCCGGCCGGGTCGGCGCCCCGAACGCCGTCGCCCAGGGCCAGGAGGTCCCGCTCAAGCTGCTCGTGACGCTGGCGCTGCTGTCCGCGATCGGACCGTTCGCCGTCGACATGTACCTGCCGACGTTCCCCGACCTCGCGGGCGACCTGTCCACCAGCGCGGCCCGGGTCCAGCTGACGCTCACCACCTTCATGCTGGGCATGGCCGCCGGGCAGCTCGTGCTCGGTCCGCTCTCCGACCGGCTCGGCCGTCGCAGGCTGCTGCTGGCCGGCTCGGCCGTCACGTTCCTCGCCGGGATCGTCTGCGCCCTGACGCCCTCCATCGGTGTCCTCGTGCTCGCCCGCCTCGTCCAGGGGCTGGCGGGAGCGGCCGGGCTCGTCATCGGCCGCGCCGTCGTCGCCGACCTCGCCACCGGGCGCGCCGCCGCCCGCGCGTTCTCGACCCTCGGCGTCATCGGCGGCGTCGCCCCCGTGGTCGCGCCCCTGCTCGGAGGGCTCATCGCGGGCCACGGCGGCTGGCGCGGGATCTTCGGGGTCACCGCTCTCGCCGCGCTGGCGATGGTGGTCGCCGCGTACTTCGTCGTGCCCGAGACCCTCCCCCGCGAGCGCCGCCACGCCGGCGGGGTCCGCGACGTCGTGGTCACCGCCAAGGCCGTGCTGTCGCGCCGCGGCTACGTCGGCTACGTCGGAACCCTCGTCCTGGTCTTCGGGACGGTCTTCTCCTACGTCTCCGCCTCGCCTTTCGTCCTGCAGAACGTCGTCGGGCTCTCCACCGGCACCTACTCGCTGGTGTTCGCGACCAACGCCCTCGGCATCGCCGCGGGCGGCGCCGTCTCGACCCGCCTGCTGCGCCGCCACGGCCCGTCCCAGATCCTGGCCGCCGGCGTGCTGATCCAGGTCGTCTGCGCCGCGGGGTTGTTCACGACCGTGCTCGCCTTCCACGCCTGGACGCCGGCCGTGCTCGTGCTGCTGTGGTTCACCGTGTTCAGCTGCGGTCTGGTCTTCGGCAACGCCACGGCGCTCGCGGCCGACGAGGTGCGCTTCGCCTCCGGCACCGGGTCGGCGCTGCAGGGTGCGTTGCAGTTCACCATCGGTGCGCTGGTCTCCCCCGTGGTCGGGTTGGCCGGGGAGCACTCCGCGGTTCCGATGGTCACGACGATGCTCGCCTGCACCGGCGCCGCGGCGCTGATGCTGTTCCTCGTCGCGAAGCCGGCCCGACGGGCCCACGCCGACGCCTAA
- the smc gene encoding chromosome segregation protein SMC, with translation MHLKTLTLKGFKSFASATTLRLQPGITCVVGPNGSGKSNVLDALTWVMGESSAKSLRGGKMEDVIFAGTTGPEGRSALGRAEVSLTIDNSDGALPIEFAEVTITRTMFRTGGSEYAINGQTCRLLDVQELLSDSGIGREMHVIVGQGQIDGVLHASPEERRAFIEEAAGVLKHRRRKEKALRKLDAMEANLTRVADLVSEIRRQLKPLGRQAEAARRAQVVQADLRDSRLRLLADDLVQASSSLRRDEQDEAALKARQAQVEADLTEAAQRLDAAEKAAAAAAPDLARAVETHHRLQSLAERLRGVQALAAERLRLLANEPEEQTGRRDPEELQVSADRVRAEEAELTAQVATHRAALDVVLAARAEADAAARAEDQRVAAALRAAADRREGLARLGGQVAARTSRVEAAESELERLSGSLADAERRRERAQAEFATLETQVAGVEEGEEGLDAEYEQAAEQLETAEAAHESARTELSAAERERATWAARKEALEIGLSRKDGTGALLAAGSAVSGVLGSVAALLGVRNGYEQAISAALGSAADAVAVSTPADAARAIAHLKDDDAGRAGMLVASAGSSDWGAVTVPGAEPAMTLVTAPADLHPALVRLLGDVVVVEDLAAAQRVAESHPDLVAVTRDGDLLGAHLAAGGSRSAPSLLQVQAAVDEAADALSAAEHRAQRAQFALQQAQRDRGTATERVEATLDRLHDSDARMTAVAEQLGQLGSAVRSAAAEADRLRATRAQVGERLAGDRAELAELTERFEAASAAPEDDGDVTTDERDRLAEVARGFGATETEARLTLRTTEERARALAGRADGLERQAREEVAARERAAVRRARRAEQSRVATRVREGAARALVVWETSAAEAATLRAAAEAARARFEEEVTGARRTVGSLKDEQQRLGDSRHADEVARAQQRWKIDQLRQRALEELGTDPDVLVQEFGPDQLVPPSAPAPGDPEPETEPAPRPYVRSEQEKRRRSAERALSQLGQVNPLALEEYAAMEERHQFLVTQSDDLKNSRKDLLDIVKEVDERVERVFSEAFAEVAEQYEQVFPRLFPGGEGRLVLTDPSNMLTTGIEVEARPAGKKVKRLSLLSGGERSLAAVAMLVSIFRARPSPFYVLDEVEAALDDANLSRLITLFEELRASSQLIIITHQKRTMQIADALYGVTMRGDGISTVVSQRMREPAPAEVSVR, from the coding sequence GTGCACCTGAAGACCCTCACCCTCAAGGGGTTCAAGTCGTTCGCCTCCGCGACGACGCTGCGACTGCAGCCGGGGATCACGTGCGTGGTCGGCCCGAACGGGTCGGGGAAGTCCAACGTGCTGGACGCCCTGACCTGGGTGATGGGGGAGTCCAGCGCGAAGAGCCTGCGCGGCGGGAAGATGGAGGACGTCATCTTCGCCGGCACGACCGGCCCGGAGGGTCGCTCCGCCCTCGGCCGCGCCGAGGTCAGCCTGACGATCGACAACAGCGACGGGGCGTTGCCGATCGAGTTCGCCGAGGTCACGATCACCCGGACGATGTTCCGCACGGGTGGTTCCGAGTACGCGATCAACGGCCAGACCTGCCGTCTCCTCGACGTCCAGGAGCTGCTCTCCGACTCCGGCATCGGTCGCGAGATGCACGTCATCGTCGGCCAGGGGCAGATCGACGGGGTCCTGCACGCCTCGCCGGAGGAACGCCGCGCCTTCATCGAGGAGGCCGCGGGGGTCCTCAAGCACCGCCGCCGCAAGGAGAAGGCGTTGCGCAAGCTCGACGCCATGGAGGCCAACCTCACGCGCGTGGCCGACCTCGTGAGCGAGATCCGTCGTCAGCTGAAGCCGCTGGGGCGTCAGGCCGAGGCGGCGCGGCGGGCCCAGGTCGTGCAGGCGGACCTGCGTGACTCGCGGCTGCGGCTGCTGGCGGACGACCTCGTGCAGGCGAGCAGTTCGCTGCGGCGCGACGAGCAGGACGAGGCGGCGCTGAAGGCGCGCCAGGCCCAGGTCGAGGCCGACCTGACCGAGGCCGCGCAGCGCCTCGACGCCGCGGAGAAGGCCGCCGCGGCCGCCGCCCCGGACCTCGCGCGCGCCGTCGAGACCCACCACCGGCTGCAGTCGCTCGCGGAACGGCTCAGGGGGGTGCAGGCGCTGGCGGCGGAACGACTCCGGCTGCTCGCGAACGAACCCGAGGAGCAGACCGGACGGCGCGACCCGGAGGAGCTGCAGGTCTCCGCCGACCGCGTCCGGGCCGAGGAGGCCGAGCTCACCGCGCAGGTCGCCACCCACCGCGCCGCCCTCGACGTGGTGCTCGCCGCCCGGGCCGAGGCCGACGCGGCCGCGCGGGCCGAGGATCAGCGGGTCGCGGCCGCCCTGCGCGCCGCCGCCGACCGCCGGGAGGGACTGGCCCGCCTCGGCGGCCAGGTCGCCGCCCGCACCAGCCGGGTCGAGGCCGCCGAGTCGGAGCTGGAACGGCTCTCCGGCTCCCTCGCCGACGCGGAGCGGCGCCGCGAACGCGCCCAGGCCGAGTTCGCGACGCTGGAGACCCAGGTCGCCGGGGTCGAGGAGGGCGAGGAGGGTCTCGACGCCGAGTACGAGCAGGCCGCCGAGCAGCTGGAGACCGCGGAGGCCGCGCACGAGAGCGCCCGCACGGAGCTGTCGGCCGCCGAACGCGAGCGGGCGACCTGGGCGGCCCGCAAGGAGGCGCTCGAGATCGGGCTCTCCCGCAAGGACGGGACCGGGGCGCTGCTCGCCGCCGGGTCGGCCGTCTCCGGGGTGCTGGGCTCGGTCGCCGCGCTGCTGGGCGTCCGCAACGGTTACGAGCAGGCGATCTCGGCGGCCCTCGGGTCCGCTGCCGACGCCGTCGCCGTCTCGACCCCCGCGGACGCGGCACGGGCCATCGCCCACCTCAAGGACGACGACGCCGGCCGGGCCGGGATGCTCGTCGCCTCCGCCGGTTCGTCCGACTGGGGTGCCGTGACGGTGCCGGGTGCGGAACCCGCGATGACCCTGGTCACCGCGCCGGCCGACCTGCACCCCGCGCTGGTCCGGCTGCTCGGCGACGTCGTCGTCGTCGAAGACCTCGCTGCGGCGCAACGGGTCGCGGAGTCCCACCCCGACCTCGTCGCCGTCACCCGCGACGGCGACCTCCTCGGCGCGCACCTCGCCGCCGGGGGGTCGCGGTCGGCCCCGAGCCTCCTGCAGGTCCAGGCCGCCGTCGACGAGGCGGCCGACGCGCTCTCGGCCGCCGAGCACCGCGCCCAGCGGGCGCAGTTCGCGCTGCAGCAGGCGCAGCGCGACCGGGGCACCGCGACCGAACGCGTCGAGGCCACCCTGGACCGCCTGCACGACTCCGACGCCCGGATGACCGCGGTCGCGGAACAACTGGGCCAGCTCGGCTCCGCCGTGCGATCGGCTGCGGCGGAAGCGGACCGCCTCCGCGCGACGCGGGCGCAGGTCGGCGAACGCCTCGCGGGCGACCGGGCCGAACTCGCCGAGCTCACCGAACGCTTCGAGGCCGCCTCGGCGGCCCCGGAGGACGACGGTGACGTCACCACCGACGAACGCGACCGCCTCGCCGAGGTCGCCCGCGGGTTCGGCGCGACGGAGACCGAGGCCCGCCTCACCCTGCGCACCACCGAGGAACGCGCCCGCGCGCTGGCCGGGCGGGCCGACGGCCTCGAACGGCAGGCCAGGGAGGAGGTCGCGGCCCGCGAACGCGCCGCCGTCCGCCGGGCCCGGCGCGCCGAGCAGTCCCGCGTCGCCACCCGCGTGCGCGAGGGGGCGGCCAGGGCGCTGGTGGTCTGGGAGACCTCCGCCGCCGAGGCCGCGACCCTGCGCGCCGCTGCGGAGGCCGCGCGGGCGAGGTTCGAGGAGGAGGTCACCGGTGCCCGGCGGACCGTCGGGTCGCTGAAGGACGAGCAGCAGCGGCTGGGTGACTCCCGCCACGCCGACGAGGTCGCCCGCGCCCAGCAGCGCTGGAAGATCGACCAGCTGCGCCAGCGCGCGCTGGAGGAGCTCGGCACCGACCCCGACGTCCTGGTGCAGGAGTTCGGTCCCGACCAGCTCGTCCCGCCGTCGGCGCCGGCCCCGGGGGACCCCGAACCCGAGACGGAACCCGCACCGCGCCCCTACGTCCGTTCCGAGCAGGAGAAGCGCCGCCGCAGCGCCGAACGGGCGCTCTCCCAGCTCGGGCAGGTCAACCCGCTCGCGCTCGAGGAGTACGCGGCGATGGAGGAACGCCACCAGTTCCTCGTCACCCAGTCCGACGACCTCAAGAACTCGCGCAAGGACCTGCTCGACATCGTCAAGGAGGTCGACGAGCGCGTCGAACGCGTCTTCTCCGAGGCCTTCGCCGAGGTCGCCGAGCAGTACGAGCAGGTGTTCCCCCGCCTCTTCCCCGGGGGGGAGGGCCGCTTGGTCCTCACCGACCCCTCGAACATGCTGACCACCGGCATCGAGGTCGAGGCCCGCCCGGCCGGCAAGAAGGTCAAGCGGCTGTCGCTGCTCTCCGGGGGTGAGCGCTCGCTCGCCGCGGTCGCGATGCTGGTCTCGATCTTCCGGGCGCGCCCCAGCCCCTTCTACGTCCTCGACGAGGTGGAGGCCGCGCTCGACGACGCGAACCTCTCGCGGCTCATCACGCTCTTCGAGGAACTCCGGGCCTCCAGCCAGCTGATCATCATCACCCACCAGAAGCGGACGATGCAGATCGCCGACGCCCTGTACGGCGTGACCATGCGCGGCGACGGGATCAGCACCGTGGTCAGTCAGCGGATGCGCGAGCCCGCACCCGCCGAGGTCTCCGTCCGGTGA